A part of Perognathus longimembris pacificus isolate PPM17 chromosome 18, ASM2315922v1, whole genome shotgun sequence genomic DNA contains:
- the LOC125367182 gene encoding sarcolemmal membrane-associated protein-like: MIKLFLPDGMDARLRSDVIHAPLPSPVNNVAANTPSMYSQELFQLSQCLQETLHREQMLEQKLAMLQRLLAITQEASDASWQALIDEDRLLSRLEVMGNQLQACSKNQTEDSLREELNSITRR, from the coding sequence ATGATAAAACTTTTTCTACCAGATGGCATGGACGCCCGGCTCCGCTCAGACGTCATCCATGCCCCATTACCAAGTCCTGTTAACAATGTTGCTGCTAACACTCCCAGTATGTACTCTCAGGAACTATTCCAACTTTCTCAGTGTCTACAGGAGACCTTACATCGGGAACAGATGTTGGAACAGAAGTTAGCCATGCTTCAGCGGCTACTAGCCATCACCCAAGAGGCTTCAGATGCCAGTTGGCAGGCTTTGATAGATGAAGATAGACTCTTATCACGGTTAGAAGTTATGGGAAACCAATTACAGGCATGCTCCAAAAATCAAACAGAAGATAGTTTACGGGAGGAACTTAATAGCATTACAAGAAGATAA
- the LOC125367181 gene encoding LOW QUALITY PROTEIN: sarcolemmal membrane-associated protein-like (The sequence of the model RefSeq protein was modified relative to this genomic sequence to represent the inferred CDS: inserted 2 bases in 1 codon) has translation MNERTQEELRELANKYNGAINEIKDLSDKLKVAEGKQEEIQQKGQAEKKELQHKIDEMEEKEQELQAKIEALHADNDFTNERLTALQEKLIVEGHLTKVVEETKLSKENQARAQESDLSDTLSPSKEKSSKDTTDAQMDEQDLNEPLAKVSLLKDDLQGAQSEIEAKQEIQHLRKELIEAQELSRTSKQKCFEIQALLDEERKAYGNQVEESANQIQVLHAQLQRLHIDIENLQEEKDGEITSTRDELLSAQDEILLLHQAAAKAASDRDNNIVSLQEELKKVQNELEQWQKAASEYEKEIASLQNSFQVKCQQCEDQRREEATKLQGELEKLREEWNVLETECHSLKEQNVLLSSELQRQEKELHNSQKQSLELTSDLSILQMTRKELENQVGSLKEQHLRDSADLKTXLCKAENQAKDVQKEYEKTQTVLSELKLKFEMTEQEKQSITDELKQCKDNLKLLREKGNNPSILQPIPAVFIGLFLAFLFWCFGPLW, from the exons atgaatgaacggACTCAGGAAGAATTAAGAGAGTTAGCCAATAAATATAATGGAGCAATTAATGAGATTAAAGATTTATCTGATAAATTAAAGGTGgcagaaggaaaacaagaagaaatccAACAGAAAGGACAAGCTGAGAAGAAAGAACTGCAACATAAAATagatgaaatggaagaaaaagaacaggagCTCCAGGCCAAAATAGAAGCTTTACATGCTGATAATGATTTCACCAATGAAAGGCTCACAGCTTTACAAG AGAAGCTGATCGTCGAGGGGCATCTAACCAAAGTGGTAGAAGAAACAAAGCTTTCAAAAGAAAACCAGGCAAGAGCACAGGAATCAGACTTATCAGATACTCTGAGTCCAAGCAAGGAAAAGAGCAGTAAGGACACAACGGATGCCCAGATGGATGAGCAAGATCTAAATGAACCTCTTGCTAAAGTGTCTCTACTAAAAGATGACTTACAGGGGGCACAGTCAGAAATTGAGGCAAAACAAGAAATTCAGCATCTTCGCAAGGAATTGATTGAAGCTCAGGAGCTATCtagaacaagtaaacaaaaatgcTTTGAAATTCAAGCTCTTttggatgaagaaagaaaagcctatggaAATCAAGTTGAGGAATCCGCTAACCAAATACAGGTTCTTCACGCCCAACTGCAGAGGTTACACATCGATATTGAGAATCTCCAAGAGGAGAAGGATGGCGAAATCACAAGCACTAGAGATGAATTGCTGAGTGCACAAGATGAAATTTTGCTCCTTCATCAAGCAGCAGCAAAGGCTGCCTCTGACAGAGACAATAACATTGTTTCTTTACAAGAAGAGCTTAAGAAGGTGCAAAATGAACTTGAGCAGTGGCAGAAAGCAGCATCTGAATATGAGAAAGAAATCGCCAGTCTGCAAAACAGTTTTCAAGTCAAATGTCAACAGTGTGAGGACCAGCGGAGAGAGGAAGCCACAAAGTTGCAAGGTGAACTAGAGAAGCTGAGAGAGGAATGGAATGTATTGGAAACCGAATGCCATTCTCTAAAAGAGCAAAATGTTTTGCTGTCATCAGAACTGCAGCGTCAAGAAAAAGAATTGCACAATTCTCAAAAGCAGAGTTTAGAGCTCACAAGTGATCTCAGCATCCTTCAGATGACCAGGAAAGAGCTTGAGAACCAAGTGGGATCCTTGAAAGAACAACATCTTCGAGACTCGGCTGATTTAAAGAC TCTCTGTAAGGCTGAAAACCAAGCAAAGGATGTACAGAAAGAGTATGAAAAGACACAGACTGTACTCTCAGAACTGAAGTTGAAGTTTGAAATGACTGAGCAGGAAAAGCAATCAATCACAGATGAGCTCAAACAATGTAAAGACAACCTGAAGCTGCTCCGAGAGAAAGGAAATAATCCTTCCATATTACAACCCATCCCAGCCGTATTCATCGGCCTATTCCTGGCTTTCCTGTTTTGGTGTTTCGGTCCattgtggtag